One Bacteroidota bacterium genomic window, CGTTCCACCTCGAGTTTCAGGTTCTGCTCGCGCTCTTCGAGCTCGCGCTGGCGCTTCCGAAGCTCCAATTCCTGGCGGCGGGCGGCCTCGAGCTGTTTCGAGTTCTCCGCCAGGCGGTCCTTCATGTCTTTGAGCTCCAGCCCGAGGGATTCTTCCGCCTGTCTTTTTGCCTGTTGTTCGACTCGTGCGCGGTCCTGCGCCCTCTGTGCCTCGAATGTCTTCTGCTGCGCATCGAGAGCCGCTGCGCGTTCCGCGTCCTTCTTGCGGATGTCCTGCTGAAACTCGGTCCGGAGCTTTTCCTCGATATCATGCGTGAAAGCCTCGGTGAGCGGGATTTTATTCCCGCACTTGGGACAGGTGATGTGTTGTTCAGGCATTCGATATTCCCTTTCCTATCTCTCTCGATGAAACCCGGGGCCGGCGGAAGGAGCTCGGCTACATGGCGGGGTGCTTCTGCGCCGAGGGCTCTTGCTACACAAGACTGACAAACTCTTCAACGGTCAATCCGACCTCCCGGATGATTGATCGCAGGGTTCCTCTGGCTATCTCTCGGTGATTTGGGATGCTGACACGACGGTAGGGTGGCTCGCCATGGCGCATGATGATGTGGCTGCCGCGTTGATGATCCGGTTCATAGCCAATCCGTCTGAGAACTCGTATGACTTC contains:
- a CDS encoding type II toxin-antitoxin system HicA family toxin, whose product is MSKLPVLSGQEVIRVLRRIGYEPDHQRGSHIIMRHGEPPYRRVSIPNHREIARGTLRSIIREVGLTVEEFVSLV